A part of Apodemus sylvaticus chromosome 19, mApoSyl1.1, whole genome shotgun sequence genomic DNA contains:
- the LOC127670100 gene encoding LOW QUALITY PROTEIN: H-2 class I histocompatibility antigen, Q10 alpha chain-like (The sequence of the model RefSeq protein was modified relative to this genomic sequence to represent the inferred CDS: deleted 2 bases in 1 codon), translated as MKTFVTEALLLLLKALLSLTSYQEGTIFLGFFQTLFTVRGLPNPQFISVGFVDDIQFERFNSRRDVQRTEHCAPWIDQKKPEDWKDSTDQVLSYFQDFTEVLQRMLKIYNYSSTGCHILQRRYSCYVLLQRYFNHAFFELAINDHDYIRLNKDRRTWTLVGKFVEMLKEECNTSGFTESVKNYLEYKCMEALLTELEYGKEILLKTDTPKTHVTYKVRSQKKITLRCWALNFYPAEITLIWEKDESSQTAHMEVSEPRPSGDGIFQKRAALVVQSGEEQRYTCHVNHEGLPEPMTLRWGKDWKAGDHHLFLATVIAVILGALFMGSMMTFLIWKRKTRVGELGFALITKSNWYFLRCNM; from the exons ATGAAGACCTTTGTTACTGAGGCTCTCCTCCTGTTGCTGAAGGCTCTGCTGTCCCTGACCAGCTATCAAGAGG GTACCATCTTTCTTGGCTTTTTCCAAACTCTCTTCACTGTGCGTGGCCTCCCTAATCCCCAGTTCATCAGTGTTGGCTTTGTAGATGACATACAGTTTGAGAGATTCAACAGCAGAAGAGATGTTCAGAGGACAGAGCACTGTGCACCGTGGATAGATCAAAAGAAACCAGAGGACTGGAAGGATAGCACAGACCAGGTCCTGAGCTATTTTCAGGATTTCACGGAGGTACTGCAAAGGATGCTCAAAATCTACAACTACAGTTCAACTG GGTGTCACATACTCCAGAGGAGATATAGCTGCTATGTCCTGCTGCAAAGGTATTTCAATCACGCATTCTTTGAATTAGCCATCAATGACCACGATTACATCAGGCTGAATAAGGACCGGAGGACTTGGACCCTAGTTGGCAAGTTTGTTGAGATGCTCAAGGAAGAGTGCAATACATCAGGTTTTACAGAAAGTGTGAAGAATTACCTGGAGTATAAATGCATGGAAGCACTTCTCACAGAGCTGGAGTATGGGAAGGAGATTTTACTGAAA aCAGACACCCCCAAAACACATGTGACCTATAAGGTCAGAtcc caaaaaaaaatcactttaaggTGCTGGGCCTTGAACTTTTACCCTGCTGAAATTACCCTAATCTGGGAAAAGGATGAGAGCAGCCAAACTGCACACATGGAGGTGTCAGAGCCCAGGCCTTCAGGGGATGGAAtcttccagaagagggcagctcTTGTGGTTCAGTCTGGAGAAGAGCAGAGATACACATGTCATGTGAATCATGAGGGGCTGCCTGAGCCCATGACCCTGAGATGGGGCAAGGACTGGAA GGCCGGAGACCACCATCTCTTCCTGGCTACTGTTATTGCTGTTATTCTTGGAGCTCTGTTCATGGGATCAATGATGACTTTTCTGATATGGAAGAGGAAAACTAGAG TTGGAGAACTGGGCTTTGCATTGATCACCAAATCTAACTGGTATTTCCTGAGgtgtaatatgtaa